From Sporolactobacillus pectinivorans:
TCAATTTTTCAAATGAAAAGAAAAATATTGCCGATTTGACAAGCTCGGCCAACAACGGAATCGGTCAGAAAATCCAATATGAGAACGGGGGCATGCAGTTGCATGGAATCTTTGCCTCACCCATCAGTGGAAATATGACAAATACAGATCTGCAGAAAATCATTCTCGGCTTGGTATATAAAGGACAGTCTTATACATACTGGCAAAATGATTCTAAGGCAAGAACGATTAATTTTGTTCAGTTATATAATAACCAGCCGGTTTTCATCAGCAGGCGCAACAACATTCAGATGCTCGAATTTACGGTTAGCCAGAACAAAATTGTCGGATATCAGCAAAGTTATTTTAAGTTTAGTAAATCCAATTATGTCGATGTAATCAGCGCGGAGAAAGCGATCAGCAATTTGGGGGAAAACACGGATTTGCTTGATTCAGAACGGCCGGTAATTAAGACTGTTGAACTGGGCTACGTGAACCTGGTAGGCGATGCCAGTGCTGATCCGTTGATATTTATCCCCACCTGGCATATTGTCGTGCAAACAAATCACGGCGATCAGGAGTATTTTGTCAATGCGATGTCGGGGAATGTACAGACCCTTGATTGATTCACCGGTATAGATAGATAGATCATCAGAGAGAACGCAGACGTGGCACAAACGTGGGAGTGGTAGAAATGACAGTGCATTACAGCGTGCTCGCGAGCGGAAGCACGGGTAATTCGTTATATGTTGAAACAGAGCAGCAGCGGCTGCTGATTGACTGCGGGTTGAGCGGGAAAAAAATGATTGAGTTACTGGCGCAGATTGGCCATAAACCGGAGGATATCGATGCGATCCTGGTGACACATGAGCACAGCGACCACGTGAAGGGCTTGGGTGTTTTTGCGCGCCGCTTTCAGACCCCGGTATACGCCAATGAAAAAACCTGGCGTGCGATGACGACTGTGACCGGGGACATCCCGGAAGACCAGAAATTTGAATTTCAAGCGAATACGATTAAGAAATTCGGCAATCTTGATATTGAGTCGTTTTCTGTTTCCCATGACGCAGCGGATCCGATGTTTTACATCGTGCATGACGATGACAGAAAATTAACACTTCTGACGGATCTCGGCTATGTATCCGAGCATATTAAAGGGCTGATTCGGGATTCTGACGCCTATATTATGGAAGCAAATCATGATACGGAAATGCTGATGATGGGCCGATATCCATGGAGTGTTAAGCGGAGGATCCTCGGAGACACCGGGCATATATCGAACGATGAATCTGGCATCGCCCTGACGGAGGTTCTCGGAAATCGGACAAAGAAAATATATTTAGCTCACCTGAGCAGGGATAATAACATGAAAGAATTGGCAAGAATGAGTGTAGGGCAGAAATTGGAAAGTGTCGGGTTAAAAATGGGGAGAGATCTCAGCCTTTTTGATACCGATCCTGAACATGCTACACAGCTTACGGCCATTTAATGGCTGTCTGATCTGCGTATGGCGTAGCTTTTTAGATAAGCAGCGGTTTGGCGGCCACTCAGATGTTAAATTCTTTAATATTGTATATAAATAGTCACATATTTTTAATAAGGCGGGTTACCGGTGTTACATTAGGGGTAAAGAAAAATCGTCGGCCAATATAGATCTTTCAGCGCAACTGGCGAGATTGGAATGCGAGGAGGAGAACAGGTATGGAATATTACGATGAGAACCGTACGGATCACATACCGGAATCAGAGACAGGGCCCAAACGCTCGTCAACAGGCAGGGGCGGCTGGTTTTTTGCCGGATTTATTGGTGCTATAGTCGGAATTGTCTGTTTCCTTATTTTTGCCCCCATATTATCCGATTTAGGCATATTACCTTATTCAGTAACTACAGGATCACAGGGTACCAGCAATCTGAGCAGCAACGCAGGAGCGACTACCCAGCAGATTAACGTGAAAGTCGATTCGGGTGTAACTCAGGCAGTAGCGAAGGTTTCTCCCGCAGTGGTTGCTGTTATCAATCTGCAGAAGGCTAACTTTTTTGATAATCAATACACTGAAACGGGAATGGGGTCCGGCATCATTTATAAGCGCGCGGGGCCTTATGCTTATGTAGTGACGAATGACCACGTAGTTTCCGGTGCCGGAGAAGTTGAAGTCCGTCTCAGTAACAATCAGAAAGTAAATGCCACCGTGCTTGGCACAGATGCCCTGTATGACTTGGCAGTCCTCAGGATCCCATCGACGAATGTTACAACCGTTGCGGATTTTGGTAACTCCGCGACGCTGCAGCGCGGCGAACCGGCCATCGCGATCGGCAACCCGCTCGGATTTTCCGGTTCGGTAACCGAGGGTATTATCAGTTCCACCAATCGTACTATTCCGGTCCAAAGCAATAATGCATCTGTCGAGGCTCAGGTTTTGCAGACGGATGCGGCTATCAATCCCGGGAATAGCGGCGGGGCGCTGGTAAACATCGCAGGGCAGGTTATCGGCATTAATTCTTCTAAGATTGCTTCGACAGCTTCAACGGATTCAGGAGCAAATACAAGTGTTGAGGGAATTGGCTTTGCGATCCCGATCAACGTGGCCAAACCAGTGATCAGCGAACTTGAGAAAAACGGCAAAATTGAACGGCCGATGCTCGGTATCAGCATTGTCGATCTATCGATGGTACCTGCACAGGAAGTTAGCCAGCTGAATTTGCCATCGTCCGTAAAAACCGGTTTAGTCGTGACCGATGTAACGAATGGAAGCCCGGCAAAGAAAACCGGTGTTCAAGCCGGTGATGTCATTACCTCCATCAACGGGCAGAAAATCACAAGCTACATTTCTTTTTCGACTTATATGTATTCAAAACTGCATGTCGGGCAGACAGTTCCGATCCAGTATTATCACGCCGGAAAGCTGCACACAGCTCAGCTGACACTCGGCAGCAAAACGTTCTCGTAACAGATCTTCAAAATAAATGAAAGTGAAAATCCGGCTGAAGGTTTGTATTAGCCGGATTTTGTTTTGTTTCCTGGATTCCCGGAAAATTATAACAAG
This genomic window contains:
- a CDS encoding two-component system regulatory protein YycI, producing MNWSKTKSIFIVCFLLLDAFLIFELYARQQDEGVENLTDGSGTNNTFRVDTTIPPTPQNVTFLRGSRVNFSNEKKNIADLTSSANNGIGQKIQYENGGMQLHGIFASPISGNMTNTDLQKIILGLVYKGQSYTYWQNDSKARTINFVQLYNNQPVFISRRNNIQMLEFTVSQNKIVGYQQSYFKFSKSNYVDVISAEKAISNLGENTDLLDSERPVIKTVELGYVNLVGDASADPLIFIPTWHIVVQTNHGDQEYFVNAMSGNVQTLD
- a CDS encoding S1C family serine protease, whose product is MEYYDENRTDHIPESETGPKRSSTGRGGWFFAGFIGAIVGIVCFLIFAPILSDLGILPYSVTTGSQGTSNLSSNAGATTQQINVKVDSGVTQAVAKVSPAVVAVINLQKANFFDNQYTETGMGSGIIYKRAGPYAYVVTNDHVVSGAGEVEVRLSNNQKVNATVLGTDALYDLAVLRIPSTNVTTVADFGNSATLQRGEPAIAIGNPLGFSGSVTEGIISSTNRTIPVQSNNASVEAQVLQTDAAINPGNSGGALVNIAGQVIGINSSKIASTASTDSGANTSVEGIGFAIPINVAKPVISELEKNGKIERPMLGISIVDLSMVPAQEVSQLNLPSSVKTGLVVTDVTNGSPAKKTGVQAGDVITSINGQKITSYISFSTYMYSKLHVGQTVPIQYYHAGKLHTAQLTLGSKTFS
- a CDS encoding MBL fold metallo-hydrolase — translated: MTVHYSVLASGSTGNSLYVETEQQRLLIDCGLSGKKMIELLAQIGHKPEDIDAILVTHEHSDHVKGLGVFARRFQTPVYANEKTWRAMTTVTGDIPEDQKFEFQANTIKKFGNLDIESFSVSHDAADPMFYIVHDDDRKLTLLTDLGYVSEHIKGLIRDSDAYIMEANHDTEMLMMGRYPWSVKRRILGDTGHISNDESGIALTEVLGNRTKKIYLAHLSRDNNMKELARMSVGQKLESVGLKMGRDLSLFDTDPEHATQLTAI